The window TGGAGATATTCTTATAGATATAGGCATCGACATTTTCTGCTCCCACCTGCTCCGACAACTTAGAGTGATTTAGTACAATATATTCAAAAGCATCAGAGTTTATATTTTTCAAAAAGTTTTTAATAATATTCCAGTTTCCTTCTTTCAAAAGATCCTCTTTAGGCAACCTTTTTATGTAATTCGCTGCCACTTCCTGTTCTTTATCTTCCATGTATCCCAATCGAAGTGACACTAAATAATTATACATGAAATCCGGTCCCCTCTCTCCTGAATCATATCTCTTTTGCAGGTTGGCGGCCATTTTATCCTCATCAAGCGCCATTTTAGAGTAGGTCAGGAATTCATCAGCTCCATAAGATCCTACTATCCTGTGAACAATCTCTCCTTCACTGTTAAAATATAACAGGGTTGGAAATGCCTTCACCTCCCACTCATTTTTCAGGGCAATTCCTTCTCCTTTTTCCATATCCATTTTAACACTAATGAAATTTTCGTTGAAAAAGGAAGCTACGGACTCTTGTGTAAAAACTTCCCTGGCCAGTATTTTACAGGGTCCACACCAGGTTGTATAACAGTCGACAAAAATCGGTTTATTTTCTTTTTTCGCTCTTTTTAATACTTTCTTCCACTTGGCATTGTGTTCAAAATTAATGTTGAATTCCTGCGCATTCAAAGCCATAGTGAGTACCGTGGCAAAAATAACTGCCACTGCATTTCTGTAATTCTTCATTGCTTCTATTTAATTTATTTTAATGTTTAACGCTTTTAGTATCCAGGATTTTGCTCTAGTATCCCTCCTGATAAATCTATTTCCCGTAGCGGGATGGGAAAGGTTTTCTGATCTTCTGTAAGATTCGGGTCTTTAAGAGGTCTGCCCGTACGTATAAAGTCGAAACGAGCACGGCCCTCAAAAACGGTTTCCAGATATCGTTCGTGATAAATTTCGTTAAGAAGTGCTTCTTTAGAGGCAAAATCACTTTCGTTAACTTCAGGGAGCCCGCTTCTTGTTTTTATTTCGTTTAAAAGTGATACACTCGCTGCATTTACACCGTTTATCTGAACAAGGGCTTCAGCCTTATTAAGCATAATCTCGGCCAGACGGATAACAATAATATCGTCTCTCCCGTCTGGGTTGTTAAATTTAAAGGTAGTTTCTTCCAATCTTGTAACCGGATCTGTTATAGCCGGATTTCCTTCGTAGATAAGCTCTGTTCTCCTTTTATCGTTCTCATCCATAGAGCTAATAAAACCGGCATCGGCCCATTGATATTTATTATAATAGTAAATACCATGCAACCCAAACTGGTGGTTCCCTCCATTGCCACTAAACGGGAAGCCAAAAATAACCTCATCGCTAAATTCTGAGCTTGTTCCTGCAGTATTAAGCGGGAAGAGATTTAACAGATCGGCATCTAGCTTATATTCTGAGGAGGCCAATACCCGGTTCGACATATCCAGGCTCTTCTGGTAGTCTCTCATGTACAAATAAACTCTCGACAGCAAGGCCCTGGCTGTGTTTTTGGTAGCTCTTACTCTTGTAGTGAGCTTATCGGAATAGATTTCGGGCAGGTCTTGTATGGCCAGTTCAAGGTCTGAAATAATTTGCCCGTACACTTCATCGTTACTGCTTCTTGCCAATTGATCTTCTTCATTATAACCGTTATAAGGTTCTAATTGAAGCGGCAGGCCAAGTCCTTCCATATTTCCAGTTAGAGCCCCATGGCCATAATAACTCAAAAGCATATGGTATGCATAGGCTCTGTTAAACCTGGCCTCTGCCATATGCTGCTTTTGAATATCTTCGTTATAGGTAGCAAACTCAGGTACTTTATCTATAAAAACATTGGCTACATTTATGGCTTCGTAATATTTTGTCCAGATCCCTTCTACATTAAAATCAGTAGCTATTAAATCGCCGCTATAATAATTAGAATA of the Zhouia spongiae genome contains:
- a CDS encoding thioredoxin family protein, whose translation is MKNYRNAVAVIFATVLTMALNAQEFNINFEHNAKWKKVLKRAKKENKPIFVDCYTTWCGPCKILAREVFTQESVASFFNENFISVKMDMEKGEGIALKNEWEVKAFPTLLYFNSEGEIVHRIVGSYGADEFLTYSKMALDEDKMAANLQKRYDSGERGPDFMYNYLVSLRLGYMEDKEQEVAANYIKRLPKEDLLKEGNWNIIKNFLKNINSDAFEYIVLNHSKLSEQVGAENVDAYIYKNISKQLVKWKYDVKTFTEEKEQKLIDLLQAATYTKAPNLLSKVYAEKYIREGKNNQYIDLVDNIVKLNVVSVDSNPASEIVNYANTVSSSFTDDVSLAKALTWLQIAERRETRVEHKVAIFEAKSKVLKKLGDKSESELADLAAKKATKEAEAKGTVIRAIPAMKMTGGGMKPATKN
- a CDS encoding RagB/SusD family nutrient uptake outer membrane protein — its product is MKKIYSKILLAGLLTGGLVSCDKELDLAPTDVLIEKTVFSDVATAESALADVYFKLALASVGPTHIIADASLGHVGLKEGNSYSNYYSGDLIATDFNVEGIWTKYYEAINVANVFIDKVPEFATYNEDIQKQHMAEARFNRAYAYHMLLSYYGHGALTGNMEGLGLPLQLEPYNGYNEEDQLARSSNDEVYGQIISDLELAIQDLPEIYSDKLTTRVRATKNTARALLSRVYLYMRDYQKSLDMSNRVLASSEYKLDADLLNLFPLNTAGTSSEFSDEVIFGFPFSGNGGNHQFGLHGIYYYNKYQWADAGFISSMDENDKRRTELIYEGNPAITDPVTRLEETTFKFNNPDGRDDIIVIRLAEIMLNKAEALVQINGVNAASVSLLNEIKTRSGLPEVNESDFASKEALLNEIYHERYLETVFEGRARFDFIRTGRPLKDPNLTEDQKTFPIPLREIDLSGGILEQNPGY